From the Malaclemys terrapin pileata isolate rMalTer1 chromosome 13, rMalTer1.hap1, whole genome shotgun sequence genome, one window contains:
- the LOC128847751 gene encoding E3 ubiquitin-protein ligase TRIM39-like, which yields MAAVHPGKALEDDLACPICLDSFQDPILLNCGHNFCQACITRVWDGLEENFSCPKCGKRFQERHLHPNPLLGKVVERARQLGWGAEGSMCQKHKERLILFCKEDQALICVVCDRSKEHRAHRVVPIEEAAQEYKGQFQRHLQILKNESTSQEAFTVSEGRRLETLLAHTKAEKQRVVSTFQHLYRRLQEKERLLLKGLGNVAQDVKQLRQENISRLHQRATLLHGLVAELEGKCRLPDAELLKDAESTLNKYKKMTLPELASAPMAELEESLRHHSRKRRALQDEMWESQEILTLDAASAHPGLVVSPDRHSVWHGNSGGCPPSDHRRFFPASCILGSEGFSSGRHRWEVEVGDKDGWAVGVARESVSRRDPRELQPQHGVWAVELGQYQLPPVYPWSPAAVPSRRPHRIQVCLDYEGGRVSFYDAENLTPLFTFTASFTETLFPFFWLWAPSARITLCPRGRQKTHPARTMA from the exons ATGGCCGCTGTTCACCCCGGGAAAGCTCTGGAAGATGACCTGGCCTGTCCCATCTGCTTGGATTCCTTCCAAGACCCCATactcttgaactgtgggcacaatTTCTGCCAGGCCTGCATCACCCGGGTCTGGGACGGACTGGAAGAAAACTTTTCCTGTCCCAAGTGCGGGAAGAGATTCCAGGAGAGGCAtttgcacccaaaccccctgctggggaaggtggtggagagagccaggcagctggggtggggggcagagggcagcaTGTGCCAGAAGCACAAGGAGAGGCTCATTCTGTTCTGCaaggaggatcaggccctgatcTGCGTGGTGTGTGACAGATCCAAGGAGCACCGAGCTCACAGGGTGGTTCCCATCGAGGAGGCAGCTCAGGAGTACAAG ggccaatttcaAAGGCACCTGCAGATTCTGAAAAATGAGAGCACCAGCCAGGAGGCCTTCACCGTCAGCGAAGGGAGGAGGCTGGAGACGCTGCTG GCTCACACCAAGGCCGAGAAGCAGCGAGTGGTGTCCACCTTCCAGCATCTGTATCGGCGGCTGCAGGAAAAGGAGCGCCTCCTGCTGAAGGGGCTGGGTAACGTGGCCCAGGATGTGAAGCAGCTGCGGCAGGAGAACATCAGCCGGCTCCACCAGAGGGCGACTCTGCTGCATGGACTGGTAGCCGAGCTAGAGGGGAAGTGCCGGCTGCCGGATGCTGAGCTCCTCaag GACGCCGAAAGCACCTTGAACAA GTATAAAAAGATGACGCTGCCCGAATTGGCGTCTGCGCCCATGGCTGAACTCGAGGAGAGCCTCAGGCATCACTCCCGCAAGAGGAGAGCTCTCCAGGATGAGATGTGGGAGAGTCAGG AGATCCTGACCCTGGATGCCGCCTCCGCTCACCCTGGCCTGGTGGTGTCCCCAGACCGGCACAGCGTGTGGCATGGGAACAGCGGGGGCTGCCCGCCCAGCGACCACCGCAGATTCTTCCCGGCCTCCTGCATCCTGGGCTCTGAGGGCTTCTCCTCAGGCCGGCAccgctgggaggtggaggtgggggacaaGGACGGCTGGGCGGTGGGGGTGGCGCGGGAGTCCGTGAGCAGGAGGGACCCCagggagctgcagccccagcacgGGGTGTGGGCTGTGGAGCTGGGCCAGTACCAGCTCCCTCCCGTGTACCCCTGGTCACCAGCGGCAGTCCCGAGCCGAAGGCCCCACAGGATCCAGGTTTGTCTGGACTACGAAGGGGGACGGGTGTCGTTCTACGACGCCGAGAACCTGACCCCACTGTTCACTTTCACGGCCTCCTTCACCGAGACACTCTTCCCCTTCTTCTGGCTCTGGGCCCCCAGCGCCCGCATCACGCTGTGCCCCCGCGGGAGACAGAAAACCCACCCTGCCAGGACCATGGCCTGA